A region of Pyxidicoccus trucidator DNA encodes the following proteins:
- a CDS encoding alkaline phosphatase has translation MPRFRCWLLAASTVVVLSCRSAPATLPERPHAALPKNIVLMVGDGMGTAHFAAARLLRGEAFAAGRFPVTGLVSTGSANSLVTDSAAAATAMATGAKSNNRMLGLDASGQPLPTLVEQAEAQGKATGLVTTTFFGDATPAAFAVHTARRDQVADIVSQLLGGGVDLIAGTGAELFGTNGLPALRDAAAKHGWSLVTEPAALASAPGSKALAVFPTQRNDGDVPGARLPDLARWALERLSTDPEGFFLVLEHEGTDKASHVNAAEDLKTSLRSFDEAVGVVADFAKRRGNTLVLVVGDHETGGLRVVADATGALSLEFGTTLHTGALVPLFALGPGAERFGGFYENTEIARKVRALSQGTAPGF, from the coding sequence ATGCCTCGCTTCCGCTGCTGGCTCCTCGCCGCTTCCACCGTCGTCGTGCTGTCCTGCCGGAGCGCTCCAGCCACCCTGCCGGAGCGGCCCCACGCGGCCCTCCCGAAGAACATCGTCCTCATGGTGGGTGACGGCATGGGCACCGCGCACTTCGCGGCGGCCCGGCTGCTCCGGGGCGAGGCCTTCGCGGCGGGCCGCTTCCCGGTGACGGGGCTCGTCTCCACCGGCTCCGCCAACTCGCTGGTGACCGACTCGGCGGCGGCGGCCACGGCGATGGCGACCGGAGCGAAGTCGAACAACCGGATGCTGGGGCTCGACGCCTCGGGACAGCCGCTCCCCACGTTGGTGGAGCAGGCCGAAGCCCAGGGCAAGGCGACGGGCCTCGTGACGACCACCTTCTTCGGCGATGCGACGCCCGCGGCCTTCGCCGTCCACACGGCCCGACGGGACCAGGTGGCGGACATCGTCAGCCAGCTCCTCGGCGGTGGGGTGGACCTCATCGCCGGAACGGGCGCGGAGCTGTTCGGCACGAATGGACTGCCCGCGCTTCGCGACGCCGCCGCGAAGCACGGCTGGTCGCTCGTCACCGAGCCCGCCGCGCTCGCCTCGGCACCCGGGTCGAAGGCGCTCGCCGTCTTCCCCACGCAGCGCAACGACGGGGACGTCCCGGGTGCACGGCTCCCCGACCTCGCGCGCTGGGCGCTGGAGCGCCTCTCCACGGACCCGGAGGGGTTCTTCCTCGTCCTGGAGCACGAGGGCACGGACAAGGCCAGCCATGTGAATGCGGCGGAAGACCTGAAGACCAGCCTGCGCTCCTTCGATGAGGCGGTGGGCGTTGTCGCGGACTTCGCAAAGCGGCGCGGCAATACACTCGTGCTCGTCGTCGGAGATCACGAGACGGGAGGACTGCGTGTCGTGGCGGACGCCACCGGCGCGCTGTCCCTCGAGTTCGGCACCACCCTGCACACCGGCGCGCTCGTCCCCCTCTTCGCGCTGGGGCCCGGCGCGGAGCGGTTCGGTGGCTTCTACGAGAACACGGAGATTGCCCGGAAGGTGAGGGCGCTGTCCCAGGGCACGGCGCCCGGCTTCTGA
- a CDS encoding LysR family transcriptional regulator, with the protein MDLDPRYLEAFFTVCREGGFSRAATAMHRTQPAISYQVRMLERQLGTRLIERAQRPLLLTPAGKRLRELCERFFGEFGRLATSFAEGAPSAEEPLHIAAVSGFGRYVLFPLLCEPRFSELRYSLRFPTVEEVFGALEEGRCDLGVVHVPRVSRLLRVQPLGREELVLIAPTGFDATRHALQSVKGYESVPFISYDECEYVFGRWFDAQFGTQPGMMREVCHFEELEEVLETVALGRGVSVVPDHVAAHSVQQGRVKVLRPTPRRVTNALYAVTRAGAAPHSGVERLITALREQRTPPRAAKQSRRRTTSSVL; encoded by the coding sequence ATGGACCTGGACCCGCGTTACCTGGAGGCCTTCTTCACCGTCTGCCGCGAGGGAGGCTTCAGCCGCGCCGCCACCGCGATGCACCGGACGCAGCCCGCCATCAGCTACCAGGTGCGGATGCTGGAGCGGCAACTGGGGACGCGGCTCATCGAGCGCGCCCAGCGCCCACTGCTGCTGACTCCCGCCGGGAAGCGGCTGCGCGAGTTGTGTGAGCGCTTCTTCGGCGAGTTCGGCAGGCTGGCCACATCCTTCGCGGAGGGCGCCCCTTCCGCCGAGGAGCCCCTGCACATCGCGGCGGTGAGTGGCTTCGGCCGCTACGTGCTGTTCCCCCTGCTGTGCGAGCCGCGCTTCTCCGAGCTGCGCTACTCGCTGCGCTTCCCCACGGTGGAGGAGGTGTTCGGCGCGCTGGAAGAGGGCCGGTGTGACCTGGGCGTCGTCCATGTGCCCCGCGTGTCACGGCTGCTGCGCGTGCAGCCCTTGGGGCGTGAGGAGCTGGTGCTCATCGCGCCAACGGGCTTTGACGCCACCAGGCACGCGCTCCAGTCCGTGAAGGGCTACGAGTCCGTCCCCTTCATCTCCTATGACGAGTGCGAGTACGTCTTCGGGCGGTGGTTCGATGCGCAGTTCGGGACGCAGCCCGGAATGATGCGCGAGGTGTGTCACTTCGAGGAACTGGAGGAGGTGCTGGAGACCGTTGCCCTGGGCCGGGGCGTGTCCGTGGTCCCCGACCATGTGGCCGCACACTCCGTCCAGCAGGGACGTGTGAAGGTGCTTCGCCCGACTCCGCGCCGGGTGACCAATGCCCTCTACGCGGTGACCCGGGCGGGCGCCGCTCCGCACTCCGGCGTGGAGCGGCTCATCACCGCGCTGCGGGAGCAACGCACACCCCCGCGCGCCGCGAAGCAGTCTCGGAGGCGGACCACGTCCAGCGTGTTGTAG
- a CDS encoding DUF418 domain-containing protein yields MSEHTPLADAAVTEARPVAVTERVTLLDALRGFALCGVFISNSVSWFSGRTLLPREQAQAQGAPLLEVIVNSSYQFLVNQKFITLFSFLFGLGFSIQLSRAASRGSSVVPLYSRRLFILLCIGVVHLFGIWIGDILHTYAVVGFLLLLFRARSNRTVLIWAVGLMVAMSLLLPLLQRYVPVLLHGKEAAAELSKAAQAEEATHRASLLAALSSDSPWTGLVGRVTYYVDTFFRVNRIKWMGLILARFLFGLLAGRLLLLQDVERNRPLLRRMLVWGLGAGVLINGAGLVMSRLRSMGKLPSTDSVWPFILNNLQELGFLAMGAGYVAVFALLFQRVRWQRVLGALAPVGRMALSQYLLQSIVSVWIYDGWGLGLIGTLPPSRVVAISLGIFAVQIVLSHWWLSRFRFGPAEWLWRSLTYGRSQPMRLSAMDGAAGAAAS; encoded by the coding sequence ATGTCCGAACACACTCCTCTCGCGGACGCCGCCGTCACCGAGGCGCGTCCGGTGGCCGTCACGGAGCGCGTCACACTGCTGGACGCGCTGCGCGGCTTCGCGCTGTGCGGAGTCTTCATCTCGAACAGTGTTTCCTGGTTCAGCGGACGGACGCTGCTTCCTCGCGAGCAGGCGCAGGCGCAGGGGGCGCCGCTCCTCGAGGTCATCGTCAACTCCAGCTACCAGTTCCTGGTGAACCAGAAGTTCATCACCCTCTTCTCGTTCCTCTTCGGGCTGGGCTTCTCCATCCAGCTCTCGCGGGCGGCGTCGCGGGGCAGCTCCGTCGTTCCGCTCTACTCGCGGCGCCTGTTCATCCTGCTGTGCATCGGCGTGGTGCACCTGTTCGGCATCTGGATTGGCGACATCCTCCACACGTATGCGGTGGTGGGCTTCCTGCTGCTCTTGTTCCGCGCGCGCTCGAACCGCACGGTGCTGATCTGGGCGGTGGGGTTGATGGTGGCGATGTCGCTGCTGCTCCCTCTCCTCCAGCGCTACGTGCCGGTGCTGCTGCACGGGAAGGAGGCGGCGGCCGAGCTGTCGAAGGCGGCCCAGGCCGAAGAGGCCACCCATCGCGCGAGTCTGCTGGCGGCACTCTCCAGCGACTCTCCGTGGACGGGACTGGTGGGGCGCGTGACGTACTACGTGGACACGTTCTTCCGGGTGAATCGCATCAAGTGGATGGGCCTCATCCTCGCGCGCTTCCTGTTCGGCCTGCTGGCGGGTCGGCTCCTGCTGCTCCAGGACGTGGAGCGGAACCGCCCGCTGCTCCGTCGGATGCTCGTCTGGGGGCTGGGGGCGGGCGTGCTCATCAATGGCGCGGGGCTGGTGATGTCGCGCCTGCGCAGCATGGGAAAGCTACCGTCGACGGACAGCGTGTGGCCATTCATCCTGAACAACCTCCAGGAGCTGGGCTTCCTGGCGATGGGCGCTGGCTACGTGGCCGTCTTCGCGTTGCTGTTCCAGCGGGTGCGGTGGCAGCGGGTGCTGGGTGCGCTCGCGCCCGTGGGACGCATGGCGCTCAGCCAGTACCTGCTCCAGTCCATCGTGAGTGTGTGGATCTACGACGGTTGGGGGCTGGGCCTCATCGGCACGCTGCCGCCCTCGCGCGTCGTCGCGATTTCCCTGGGCATCTTCGCCGTGCAGATTGTGCTCAGCCACTGGTGGCTGTCGCGCTTCCGCTTCGGCCCGGCTGAGTGGCTGTGGCGCTCGCTCACCTACGGCCGTTCCCAGCCCATGCGCCTGTCGGCGATGGATGGAGCGGCGGGAGCGGCGGCCTCGTGA
- a CDS encoding TIGR03885 family FMN-dependent LLM class oxidoreductase, whose amino-acid sequence MHGPMVTVGYHASHEQFLPSELLRLVRQADEAGFMAALNSDHFHPWSDSQGQSGFAWSWMGAALATTKLASVGVVNAPGQRYHPAIIAQALGTLAEMFPGRAWAALGSGQLVNEGITGNTWPAKDQRNARLKECADIMRALFRGERVTHRGLVTVEEAKLYSRPAKPPLLVGAAITPETAEWVGSWADGLITVSKPPAELRKMVDAFRRGGGDGKPMFLKVQLSWAEDEAEALKGAMEQWAPNIFASSVLTDLRRPEQFQELAKTVQPKDIEGHVRVSSSLQRHVDWLSEDVRLGFSHLYLHNVNRGQDAFIRAFAEKVVPALRGQ is encoded by the coding sequence GTGCACGGCCCCATGGTCACCGTTGGCTACCACGCCTCACACGAACAGTTCCTCCCGAGCGAGCTGCTGCGCCTGGTCCGCCAGGCGGACGAAGCGGGCTTCATGGCGGCGCTCAACTCGGACCACTTCCACCCGTGGAGCGACTCGCAGGGACAGAGCGGCTTCGCGTGGAGCTGGATGGGCGCGGCGCTGGCCACCACGAAGCTGGCCAGCGTGGGCGTGGTGAACGCGCCGGGGCAGCGCTACCACCCGGCCATCATCGCGCAGGCGCTGGGCACGCTCGCGGAGATGTTCCCCGGACGCGCCTGGGCGGCGCTTGGCAGCGGTCAGCTCGTCAACGAGGGCATCACCGGCAACACCTGGCCCGCGAAGGACCAGCGCAACGCCCGGCTGAAGGAGTGCGCGGACATCATGCGCGCGCTCTTCCGGGGCGAGCGGGTGACACACCGGGGGCTCGTCACGGTGGAGGAGGCGAAGCTCTACTCGCGCCCGGCGAAGCCACCACTGCTGGTGGGCGCCGCGATTACGCCCGAGACGGCCGAGTGGGTGGGGAGCTGGGCAGATGGCCTCATCACGGTGAGCAAGCCCCCCGCGGAGCTGCGGAAGATGGTGGACGCCTTCCGGCGCGGCGGCGGCGACGGCAAGCCGATGTTCCTCAAGGTGCAGCTGTCATGGGCCGAGGACGAGGCGGAGGCGCTGAAGGGTGCCATGGAGCAGTGGGCGCCGAACATCTTCGCCAGCTCGGTGCTCACCGACCTGCGCCGGCCCGAGCAGTTCCAGGAGCTGGCGAAGACGGTGCAGCCCAAGGACATCGAGGGCCACGTGCGCGTGTCCTCCAGCCTCCAGCGCCACGTGGACTGGCTGTCGGAGGACGTGCGGCTCGGGTTCAGCCACCTGTACCTGCACAACGTGAACCGCGGGCAGGATGCGTTCATCCGTGCGTTCGCGGAGAAGGTGGTGCCCGCGCTGCGAGGTCAATAG
- a CDS encoding peptide deformylase → MSQVAQPEAKQAWPVLQFDDARLRQLSARVDEADLGGPRLQEWISQLDLSRRVHGGIGIAAPQTGLFRRLVVIEIPAHERVGFGQVQAVPFHALVNPEIVWRDGPEFKAAEACLSVEGYEGFVMRPPRVGVVAYTPQGRRLEIEASGLYARCLQHEIDHLDGILYPDRIAELGDLRKVVQVAANDPVLARNTKLAFDTGG, encoded by the coding sequence ATGAGCCAGGTGGCACAGCCGGAGGCGAAGCAGGCGTGGCCGGTCTTGCAGTTCGATGATGCGCGGCTGCGCCAACTGTCGGCACGGGTGGATGAGGCCGATCTTGGCGGCCCGCGGCTGCAGGAGTGGATAAGCCAGCTGGACCTATCGCGGCGGGTTCATGGCGGCATCGGGATTGCCGCCCCCCAGACGGGCCTGTTCCGGCGTTTGGTGGTCATTGAAATACCGGCACACGAGCGGGTCGGCTTTGGGCAGGTCCAGGCGGTACCGTTTCACGCGCTGGTCAACCCGGAAATCGTCTGGCGGGACGGTCCTGAATTCAAGGCCGCCGAGGCGTGTCTGTCGGTCGAGGGATACGAAGGTTTCGTGATGCGCCCCCCTCGCGTCGGCGTGGTGGCCTACACGCCACAAGGTCGAAGGCTGGAGATTGAAGCCAGCGGCTTGTACGCCCGCTGCCTCCAGCACGAAATCGACCACCTGGACGGCATCCTCTACCCCGACCGCATCGCCGAGCTGGGCGACCTTCGCAAGGTGGTGCAGGTCGCAGCCAACGACCCGGTACTGGCCCGCAACACGAAGCTGGCGTTCGACACGGGTGGGTAG
- a CDS encoding NAD-dependent epimerase/dehydratase family protein: MKVLVTGATGFIGGSVVRALQQRGHEVLALARESRASRELAASGVRVVHGDLSTGDIPAAREVDAIVHCAMAPFKGLRVSRAEERRIFELDREWTLRLLRAGAGRASTFVFTSGIWVYGDTGETTADESTPPRPFRIMTTKVVTEVAVAEEARRLGYSSHVTLRVGTVYGPTGSFEKFFLGPMRQGKKVRWFGSGAQYASLVHVDDVAQAYALAVEKGGFTTYNVVDDEPVPMRTYLGYLAEQLGAPAPGALPAWLATLVTGALGEPLTHGQRISNAKARRELGWIPAFPTYREGMKHLAAPTPAPGAVASTAAA; the protein is encoded by the coding sequence ATGAAGGTGCTGGTGACGGGAGCCACGGGATTCATCGGAGGAAGCGTCGTCCGCGCGCTCCAGCAACGGGGCCACGAGGTGCTCGCGCTCGCGAGGGAGAGCCGCGCCTCGCGGGAGCTGGCCGCCTCCGGAGTGCGGGTGGTGCACGGAGACCTGTCGACGGGGGATATCCCCGCGGCCCGGGAGGTGGACGCCATCGTCCACTGCGCCATGGCTCCCTTCAAGGGACTGCGCGTGTCCCGCGCGGAGGAGCGCCGCATCTTCGAGTTGGACCGGGAGTGGACCCTGCGCCTGTTGCGCGCGGGCGCGGGTCGCGCCTCCACCTTCGTCTTCACCAGCGGCATCTGGGTCTACGGAGATACCGGCGAGACCACCGCGGACGAGTCCACGCCCCCACGCCCGTTCCGCATCATGACGACCAAGGTGGTCACGGAGGTGGCGGTGGCCGAGGAGGCCCGGCGGCTCGGCTACAGCTCGCACGTCACCCTCCGTGTGGGCACGGTGTATGGCCCCACCGGCTCCTTCGAGAAGTTCTTCCTCGGGCCCATGCGCCAGGGGAAGAAGGTCCGCTGGTTCGGCTCGGGTGCGCAGTACGCGTCGCTCGTCCATGTGGACGACGTGGCGCAGGCCTACGCCCTGGCGGTGGAGAAGGGCGGCTTCACGACGTACAACGTCGTCGACGACGAGCCCGTGCCAATGCGCACGTACCTGGGCTACCTGGCGGAGCAGCTCGGAGCACCGGCCCCCGGGGCGCTGCCGGCCTGGCTCGCGACGCTCGTCACCGGCGCGCTCGGCGAGCCGCTGACGCATGGGCAGCGCATCAGCAACGCGAAGGCCCGGCGCGAGCTGGGCTGGATACCCGCCTTTCCCACGTACCGCGAGGGGATGAAACACCTGGCGGCCCCGACCCCTGCCCCTGGCGCCGTGGCGAGCACCGCCGCGGCGTGA
- the clpB gene encoding ATP-dependent chaperone ClpB, giving the protein MRLDKYTVKAQEAIQEGQSLARRADNPQYEPEHLATALLGQKDGIVEPLLRKIGADSKLFAARLGEALGKLPKMQGGESAMLGQRLLKTFDKAEDEAKSLKDEFISSEHLLLALTHDKGAVGEVMKSSGVTRERVMAGLKEVRGSGRVTSQDAESTYQALEKYGRDLTEAARSGKLDPVIGRDEEIRRCIQVLSRRTKNNPVLIGEPGVGKTAIAEGLARRIIDGDVPEGLKNKRLVSLDLGAMVAGAKYRGEFEERLKAVLKEIADAAGEVILFIDEMHTIVGAGKAEGAMDAGNMLKPALARGELHCIGATTLDEYRKHIEKDAALERRFQPVMVGEPSVHDTISILRGLKERYEVHHGVRIQDNALVAAATLSHRYIADRFLPDKAIDLVDEASSRLRIEIDSMPMELDDVRRKVMQLQIEKEGLKKETDPHSQERLSQIEKELANLSEKFNALKAHWDAEKTAIGALRSLKEKQEKAKNDQAAAERQGDLNRAAELKFGVIPSLEKEVAAQNEKLAELQKNQKFLKEEVDAEDIAEVVAKWTGIPVSRLMEGEVQKLVHMEERLAKRVIGQRSAIEAVSNAVRRARSGLQDPNRPIGSFIFLGPTGVGKTETAKALAEFLFDDDSAMVRIDMSEYMEKHAVSRLVGAPPGYVGYDEGGQLTEAVRRRPYTVVLFDEIEKAHQDVFNVLLQILDEGRLTDSQGRTVDFKNAVLIMTSNLGSQDIQAGMAGKDVLDEKTRDEVMDALRGHFRPEFLNRVDEVVVFEPLRKKDIYRIVDLQLARLSKLLADKRLTLELTDKAREFLAERGYDPTYGARPLKRAVQKYLLDPMAMKVLSGEFLPGDHIQADAGPDGLTFAKVLVDASRNVKRSA; this is encoded by the coding sequence ATGCGACTCGACAAGTACACGGTGAAGGCGCAGGAGGCGATTCAGGAAGGCCAGTCGCTTGCCCGGCGGGCGGACAACCCGCAGTACGAGCCGGAGCACCTGGCGACGGCGCTCCTGGGTCAGAAGGACGGCATCGTCGAGCCCCTGCTTCGGAAGATTGGCGCGGACTCGAAGCTCTTCGCGGCGCGCCTGGGGGAGGCGCTCGGCAAGCTTCCCAAGATGCAGGGCGGCGAGAGCGCGATGCTCGGCCAGCGCCTGCTCAAGACGTTCGACAAGGCCGAGGACGAGGCCAAGTCCCTCAAGGACGAGTTCATCTCCTCGGAGCACCTGCTGCTCGCGCTCACGCACGACAAGGGCGCGGTGGGCGAGGTGATGAAGTCCTCGGGCGTGACGCGCGAGCGCGTCATGGCGGGCCTCAAGGAGGTCCGCGGCTCCGGTCGCGTGACGAGCCAGGACGCGGAGTCCACCTACCAGGCGCTGGAGAAGTACGGGCGAGACCTCACCGAGGCGGCGCGCTCCGGCAAGCTGGACCCCGTCATCGGCCGCGACGAGGAGATTCGCCGCTGCATCCAGGTGCTGAGTCGGCGCACCAAGAACAACCCGGTGCTCATCGGTGAGCCGGGCGTGGGCAAGACGGCCATCGCCGAGGGGCTCGCGCGCCGCATCATCGACGGCGACGTGCCCGAGGGGCTGAAGAACAAGCGGCTGGTGTCGCTCGACCTGGGCGCCATGGTGGCCGGCGCGAAGTACCGCGGCGAGTTCGAGGAGCGCCTCAAGGCCGTCCTCAAGGAAATCGCGGACGCGGCCGGGGAGGTCATCCTCTTCATCGACGAGATGCACACCATCGTCGGCGCGGGCAAGGCGGAAGGCGCCATGGACGCGGGCAACATGCTCAAGCCGGCGCTGGCGCGCGGCGAGCTGCACTGCATCGGCGCCACCACGCTGGATGAGTACCGCAAGCACATTGAAAAGGACGCGGCCCTGGAGCGGCGCTTCCAGCCCGTCATGGTGGGCGAGCCCAGCGTGCACGACACCATCAGCATCCTCCGCGGCCTGAAGGAGCGCTACGAGGTGCACCACGGCGTGCGCATCCAGGACAACGCCCTGGTGGCCGCCGCCACGCTCAGCCACCGCTACATCGCGGACCGGTTCCTCCCGGACAAGGCCATCGACCTCGTCGACGAGGCCTCCAGCCGCCTGCGCATCGAAATCGACTCCATGCCCATGGAGCTGGACGATGTGCGCCGCAAGGTGATGCAGCTCCAGATTGAGAAGGAGGGCCTCAAGAAGGAGACGGACCCGCACTCGCAGGAGCGCCTGAGCCAGATTGAGAAGGAGCTGGCCAACCTGAGCGAGAAGTTCAACGCGCTCAAGGCGCACTGGGACGCGGAGAAGACGGCCATCGGCGCCCTCCGGAGCCTGAAGGAGAAGCAGGAGAAGGCGAAGAACGACCAGGCGGCGGCCGAGCGTCAGGGCGACCTGAACCGGGCGGCGGAGCTGAAGTTCGGCGTGATTCCCTCGCTGGAGAAGGAAGTCGCGGCCCAGAACGAGAAGCTGGCCGAGCTGCAGAAGAACCAGAAGTTCCTCAAGGAGGAGGTGGACGCGGAGGACATCGCCGAAGTGGTCGCCAAGTGGACGGGCATCCCGGTCTCCCGGCTGATGGAGGGCGAGGTGCAGAAGCTGGTCCACATGGAGGAGCGGCTGGCGAAGCGTGTCATCGGCCAGCGGAGCGCGATTGAGGCGGTGTCCAACGCCGTGCGCCGCGCACGCAGCGGGTTGCAGGACCCGAACCGGCCCATCGGCTCGTTCATCTTCCTGGGCCCCACGGGCGTGGGAAAGACGGAGACGGCGAAGGCGCTGGCGGAGTTCCTCTTCGACGACGACTCGGCCATGGTCCGCATCGACATGTCCGAGTACATGGAGAAGCACGCCGTGTCGCGACTGGTGGGCGCGCCTCCGGGATACGTCGGCTACGACGAGGGCGGTCAGCTCACCGAGGCGGTGCGTCGGCGGCCGTACACGGTGGTGCTCTTCGACGAAATCGAGAAGGCGCACCAGGACGTGTTCAACGTCCTCCTCCAGATTCTGGACGAGGGCCGGCTGACGGACAGCCAGGGCCGCACGGTGGACTTCAAGAACGCGGTGCTCATCATGACGTCCAACCTGGGCTCGCAGGACATCCAGGCCGGCATGGCGGGCAAGGACGTGCTGGACGAGAAGACGCGCGACGAGGTGATGGACGCGCTGCGCGGGCACTTCCGGCCGGAGTTCCTCAACCGCGTGGACGAAGTCGTGGTCTTCGAGCCGCTGCGGAAGAAGGACATCTACCGAATCGTGGACCTGCAGCTCGCCAGGCTGTCGAAGCTGCTGGCCGACAAGCGGCTCACGCTGGAGCTGACGGACAAGGCGCGCGAGTTCCTCGCGGAGCGCGGCTACGACCCGACGTACGGCGCCCGGCCGCTGAAGCGGGCCGTGCAGAAGTACCTGCTGGACCCGATGGCGATGAAGGTGCTGAGCGGCGAGTTCCTGCCGGGCGACCACATCCAGGCCGACGCGGGCCCCGACGGGCTCACGTTCGCCAAGGTGCTGGTGGACGCCTCGCGGAACGTGAAGCGCTCCGCGTAG
- a CDS encoding DUF1844 domain-containing protein: MSSGDEKRGETFVMRGEARSASEESISFSTFIVGLGTAVIIHLGDAPNPETGQLAKDLPLARQNLDLLSMLRTKTQGNLTAEEEKLFDGLLTDLRLRFVGASKR; this comes from the coding sequence ATGAGCTCCGGGGACGAGAAGCGCGGCGAGACCTTCGTGATGCGGGGGGAAGCGCGCTCCGCGTCCGAGGAGTCCATCTCTTTCAGCACCTTCATCGTGGGGCTGGGCACCGCGGTCATCATCCACCTCGGTGACGCTCCCAATCCGGAGACGGGCCAGCTGGCGAAGGACCTGCCCCTGGCCCGGCAGAACCTGGACCTGCTCTCCATGCTGCGCACGAAGACCCAGGGAAACCTCACTGCCGAAGAGGAGAAGCTCTTCGACGGCCTGCTCACGGACCTGCGCCTGCGCTTCGTGGGGGCGAGCAAGCGGTGA
- a CDS encoding alpha-amylase family protein — protein sequence MIHDLWYKNAVVYCLDVETFMDGNGDGVGDFVGLQRRLDYLAGLGVTCLWLMPFQPTPNRDNGYDITDHYGVDPRLGSPGDFVEFTHHAKQRGMRVIIDLVVNHTSDKHPWFQAARKDPDSRFRGFYVWADKKPKDAHKGMVFPGSQESTWTYDKDAKAWYFHRFFPFQPELNVANPAVREELLKVMGYWLELGVSGFRVDAVPFLVELKGLKNHGIKDPYQLLDEMREFLSWRTGDAILLAEANVTMDEVMNFYGSDGDRMQMVFNFAANQNLFLSLVTEDATPLAEALASAPDLPHTAQWANFLRNHDELDLGRLPAAARKRVFAELGPEPKMQLYGRGLRRRLAPMLSGDRRRLELAFSLMLSLPGTPVLWYGDELGMGEDLSLHERQSVRTPMQWTDEPHGGFTRAPEPFRPVVTEAPYGYPHLNVETQRRDPASLLNWMERMVRLRKECPEPGWGAWRMLRVKQQNVLALRYDWKGETLVTLHNLSGKACEVSFSPGGPAAKLVHLLSEAHSPSGKGGRHRVTLEGYGYRWFRMEPVS from the coding sequence ATGATTCATGACCTCTGGTACAAGAACGCTGTCGTCTATTGCCTGGACGTGGAGACGTTCATGGATGGCAATGGCGACGGCGTGGGCGACTTCGTGGGGCTCCAGCGGCGGCTGGACTACCTGGCGGGCCTGGGCGTCACCTGCCTGTGGCTGATGCCCTTCCAGCCCACGCCCAACCGCGACAACGGCTACGACATCACCGACCACTATGGCGTGGACCCCCGGCTGGGCTCACCGGGTGACTTCGTGGAGTTCACCCACCACGCGAAGCAGCGGGGCATGCGCGTCATCATCGACCTGGTGGTCAACCACACCAGCGACAAGCACCCGTGGTTCCAGGCCGCGCGCAAGGACCCGGACAGCCGCTTCCGCGGCTTCTACGTCTGGGCGGACAAGAAGCCGAAGGACGCGCACAAGGGCATGGTGTTCCCGGGCTCGCAGGAGAGCACGTGGACGTACGACAAGGACGCGAAGGCCTGGTACTTCCACCGCTTCTTCCCCTTCCAGCCCGAGCTGAACGTGGCCAACCCCGCCGTGCGCGAGGAGCTGCTCAAGGTCATGGGCTACTGGCTGGAGCTGGGCGTGTCCGGCTTCAGGGTGGACGCGGTGCCCTTCCTCGTGGAGCTCAAGGGGCTGAAGAACCACGGCATCAAGGACCCGTACCAGCTGCTGGACGAGATGCGGGAGTTCCTCTCGTGGCGCACCGGCGACGCCATCCTCCTCGCGGAGGCGAACGTCACCATGGACGAGGTGATGAACTTCTACGGCTCGGATGGGGACCGCATGCAGATGGTCTTCAACTTCGCCGCCAACCAGAACCTCTTCCTCTCGCTGGTGACGGAGGACGCCACGCCCCTGGCGGAGGCGCTGGCCTCCGCGCCGGACCTGCCCCACACCGCGCAGTGGGCCAACTTCCTGCGCAACCACGACGAGCTGGACCTGGGCCGGCTGCCCGCCGCCGCGCGCAAGCGCGTCTTCGCGGAGCTGGGCCCCGAGCCGAAGATGCAGCTCTACGGACGCGGGCTGCGGCGGCGCCTGGCGCCCATGCTGTCCGGAGACCGGCGCCGGCTGGAGCTGGCCTTCAGCCTGATGCTGTCCCTGCCGGGCACGCCGGTGCTCTGGTACGGGGACGAGCTGGGCATGGGCGAGGACCTGTCCCTCCACGAGCGTCAGAGCGTCCGCACGCCCATGCAGTGGACGGACGAGCCCCACGGCGGCTTCACCCGCGCGCCCGAGCCCTTCCGGCCCGTGGTGACGGAGGCGCCCTATGGCTACCCGCACTTGAATGTGGAGACACAGCGGAGGGACCCGGCGTCCCTGCTCAACTGGATGGAGCGCATGGTGCGCCTGCGCAAGGAGTGCCCCGAGCCTGGCTGGGGCGCGTGGCGGATGCTGCGCGTGAAGCAGCAGAACGTGCTCGCCCTGCGCTACGACTGGAAGGGCGAGACGCTGGTGACGCTGCACAACCTGTCCGGCAAGGCGTGTGAGGTGAGCTTCTCCCCCGGCGGGCCCGCGGCGAAGCTCGTCCATCTGCTGTCCGAGGCGCACTCCCCGTCCGGCAAGGGCGGCAGGCACCGCGTGACACTGGAGGGCTACGGCTACCGGTGGTTCCGCATGGAGCCCGTGAGCTGA